In Proteobacteria bacterium CG1_02_64_396, one genomic interval encodes:
- a CDS encoding secondary thiamine-phosphate synthase enzyme yields the protein MKSFRRELWFQVPARRGFVNITSEVEQCLRDSGVQEGLVLVNAMHITASVFVNDDESGLHADYERWLEQLAPHEPIAQYRHNRTGEDNGDAHLKRQIMGREVVVAVTEGRLDFGPWEQVFYGEFDGRRRKRVLVKIIGE from the coding sequence ATGAAAAGCTTTCGCCGCGAACTCTGGTTCCAAGTCCCCGCCCGCCGTGGTTTCGTCAACATCACCTCCGAGGTCGAGCAGTGCTTGCGTGACTCCGGGGTTCAAGAGGGGCTTGTACTGGTCAACGCCATGCACATCACCGCCAGCGTGTTCGTCAACGACGACGAGTCGGGGCTGCACGCCGATTACGAACGCTGGCTCGAACAGCTCGCCCCCCACGAACCCATCGCCCAATACCGGCACAACCGCACCGGTGAAGACAACGGCGATGCCCACCTCAAGCGGCAGATCATGGGGCGGGAGGTGGTGGTCGCGGTGACCGAGGGGAGACTTGATTTCGGACCTTGGGAGCAGGTCTTTTACGGCGAATTCGACGGGCGGCGGCGCAAGCGGGTGCTCGTCAAGATCATCGGGGAGTAA
- a CDS encoding mechanosensitive ion channel protein MscS, whose amino-acid sequence MQGWNTLGIEGWIVQVFLTVFAALLTDFFQKRILVRLARQAQKSANPWDDAVIEALGRPLSLLIWLLGITFAADIIRLETGTALFGVVEPIRAVGVVVLLAWGLIRFIRQGEANFVAHRQERGRPADRTTVDAVSKLLRISVWITATLVALQTLGFSVSGVLAFGGIGGLAVGLAAQDLLANFFGGLVIYLDRPFAVGDWIRSPDKEIEGTVEHVGWRVTRIRTFDKRPLYVPNAIFTKIAVENPSRMSHRRIKETIGIRYADVAQMEGITAKVEAMLRGHPDIDDAQTLMVHFNAFAPSSLDFFIYTFTKTTVWTEYHRIKQDVLLKIAAIIEEHGAQIAFPTSTVHVVAEEPG is encoded by the coding sequence ATGCAGGGGTGGAACACACTGGGGATTGAGGGGTGGATCGTTCAGGTCTTCTTGACCGTTTTTGCCGCCCTGCTCACCGACTTCTTTCAAAAGCGGATCCTGGTGCGACTGGCGCGTCAGGCCCAAAAAAGCGCCAACCCTTGGGATGACGCCGTGATCGAAGCGCTTGGGCGCCCCTTGAGTTTGTTGATTTGGCTGCTCGGCATCACCTTCGCCGCCGACATCATCCGGCTTGAAACCGGCACGGCGCTGTTCGGGGTCGTTGAGCCGATCCGTGCGGTGGGGGTGGTGGTTCTGCTGGCCTGGGGACTGATCCGCTTCATCCGCCAGGGGGAGGCCAACTTCGTTGCCCACAGGCAGGAGCGGGGACGCCCCGCCGACCGCACCACCGTCGACGCCGTTTCAAAACTGCTGCGGATTTCGGTTTGGATCACCGCGACCCTGGTGGCGCTACAAACCCTGGGATTCAGCGTTTCGGGGGTGCTCGCCTTCGGGGGGATTGGGGGGTTGGCGGTGGGCCTTGCCGCCCAAGATCTGCTGGCCAACTTCTTTGGCGGCCTGGTGATCTATCTCGACCGACCCTTCGCGGTGGGCGATTGGATCCGCTCCCCCGACAAAGAGATCGAGGGGACGGTGGAGCATGTCGGCTGGCGAGTGACCCGCATCCGCACCTTCGACAAACGTCCCCTCTATGTACCCAACGCCATCTTTACCAAGATTGCGGTCGAAAACCCCTCGCGTATGAGCCATCGCCGCATCAAAGAGACCATCGGCATCCGCTACGCCGATGTGGCGCAGATGGAGGGCATCACCGCCAAGGTTGAGGCGATGCTGCGCGGCCATCCCGACATCGACGACGCCCAAACCCTGATGGTCCACTTCAACGCTTTCGCCCCCTCGTCCCTCGATTTCTTCATCTACACCTTCACCAAAACCACGGTTTGGACCGAATACCACCGCATCAAACAGGATGTGCTGCTCAAGATTGCCGCGATCATCGAGGAGCATGGGGCGCAGATCGCCTTCCCGACCTCGACGGTGCATGTGGTGGCCGAAGAGCCGGGGTAA
- a CDS encoding hydrolase, with amino-acid sequence MLAHAPQALLVVVDIQERLASAMPETERLRVEVNAVRLIRGAQLLAVPIVGTRQYPKGLGPFTAPIQDALSGHAQVVDKTSFSCCGEDGFSAAVAAQARQQIVLCGMESHVCVLQTATELLERGHVVFVAADAVCSRDRANRRNALTRMRQSGVIVTNTESILFEWLRDARHDRFKAISALVR; translated from the coding sequence ATGCTCGCCCACGCCCCCCAAGCGCTCCTGGTTGTCGTCGACATTCAAGAACGGCTCGCCTCGGCCATGCCCGAGACCGAACGACTGCGGGTCGAAGTCAACGCGGTGCGGTTGATCCGGGGGGCGCAGTTGCTGGCGGTGCCGATTGTGGGAACGCGCCAATACCCCAAAGGACTCGGCCCCTTCACCGCCCCCATTCAAGATGCCCTGTCGGGCCACGCCCAGGTGGTTGATAAAACCTCATTTTCTTGTTGCGGCGAGGATGGGTTTTCAGCCGCCGTGGCGGCTCAGGCGCGACAGCAGATCGTGTTGTGTGGCATGGAGAGCCACGTCTGCGTGCTACAAACCGCCACCGAATTGTTGGAGCGGGGCCATGTTGTGTTTGTCGCCGCCGATGCGGTGTGCTCCCGCGACCGGGCCAACCGCCGCAACGCCTTGACCCGAATGCGGCAATCCGGTGTTATCGTGACGAATACCGAATCGATCCTCTTCGAATGGCTGCGCGACGCCCGGCATGATCGGTTCAAGGCGATCTCGGCGTTGGTTCGATAA